A stretch of DNA from Methylobacterium sp. CB376:
GGTCGGGCCTCCGCTCGGCCCGGTAGGGGGCGAGCGCCCGCCGGATTGCGGCGAGCGGCGGCCCCTCGGCGGGTACGCCGTCGAGGAGGGTCCGCCCGTCCCGCACCCGGATCTCGCGGAACGGGTCGGCCGCGACGTAGGAGTAGCGCCCGAGGTCCGGGTGGCGCATCGCGCTGTCGAGGAGGGCGAGCCCCCTGCGCCCCCGCAGGCGCGACGCGGCGGCGATCGGGTCGAGGAGCGGGAGGGGCCGGGTCCACATGGCGCCCTGATACAGGAGGGCGCCGGGCCGGCGGAAGCCGCCAGAAGGTCCGCGGCCCGGCGGCCGCCCCGCTCAGCTCCCGGCCCGCTCGCGCAGGGCCGGGATGAACAGGTCCGACCAGGTCGCCGGCTTCGTCTTGATGATCCCGGCCCGGTGCATGAAGGTCGCGAACTCCATGATCCCGTTCGGCGTCGCCGAGAACCGGCTGTCCGGGTCCTCAAGCATCTGGGCCACCTCCTCGGGCGTCACCTTCACCTTGGAGGCGCGCGCGAAGATCTCCGCCGTCTCGGCCTTGTTGTCCTTGATGAAGGCGCAGGACTGATCGAGCGCGTCCAGGAAGGCCTGGGTCATCTTCGGGTTCTGCTCGGTGAAGCGCCTGAGCGCGAAGACCACGTCGAGGGTGATCGGACCGAACAGCTCCGAGGCCTTCAGGATCGTGCGCACCTTGGGGTCGGCGCGCTCCACCTGCGTGAAGGGCGGCGAGGCGAAGTGCGCCACGATCTCGGTCCGGCCCGAGAGCAGCGCCGCCACCGCCTCCGGGTGCGGCAGCCCGACCGTGCTCGAATCGAGCTTGCCGTAATTCTCCGGGCCGAACTGCTTGGCCACCGCCATCTGCAGCACCACGGCGGCGAGCGAGGTCTTGATGCCCGGGATCGCGATCTTGTCCTTGGGCGTGAAGTCGGCGAGCGACTTGATCTCGGGCTTGTTCACGTTGAGGTCGAGGGCGGTGGTCGACATGCCCGAGACGCCGATCACCTCGGTCTTGGGGCTGCCGCGGCCCTTCGACCAGAGCGCGAGGAAGCCCGGCGCCCCGGTGCCGGCGATGTCGAGGGAGCCGGCGATCATCGCGTCGTTGATGACGTTGCCGCCGTCGAGGGTGAGCCAGGTCACCTTGACGTCGCCGAGCCCGGCCCTGGCGGCCTGGGCCTCCAGGAACTTCTTCTCCTGCATGACGAAGAGCGGCAGGTAGAGCACCCCGTAGCCCTTCGAGATCCGCACCTCGGACACCTCCGCCCGCAGCGGCGATGCCGCGAGCCCGAGCGCGAGGGCGGCCCCCGCCGCCAGCCGAACCAGCCTGCGTCCGATCATCTCTCGTTTCCTCTCCGTTGTGTCTTGTCGGGCCCGCGGCGCCGTCAGTGCTGCATGCCCCAGCGCCGAATGGTGCGCTTCTCGATGTTGGCGAAGATCACGTTCTCGACGAAGAGCCCGATCAGGATCACGGTGAACAGGCCGGCGAAGACGTTGGTGGTCTCGAGCGCGTTGCGGTTCTCGAAGATGTACCAGCCGAGCCCGCCCGAGCCCGAGGAGACGCCGAAGACCAGTTCGGCCGCGATCAGGGTGCGCCACGCGAAGGCCCAGCCGACCTTCAGGCCGGTGAGGATCGACGGGAAGGCCGCCGGGATCAGGATCGCGCGCACCAGCGAGAGGTTGCGCAGCCCGTAATTCAGCCCGACCATGCGCAGGGTGTTCGACACCGAGCGGAAGCCCGCATGGGTGTTGAGCGCGATCGCCCACAGCACCGAGTGGACGAGGACGAAGACCACGCTCCCCTGCCCCAGGCCGAACCAGATCAGCGCCAGCGGCAGGAGCGCGATCGCCGGCAGCGGGTTGAACATCGCGGTCAGCGTCTCGAGCAGGTCGGTGCCGATGCGCGAGCCGATGGCGATCGTGGTGAGGAGGGCGGCGAGCCCGATCCCGATCCCGTAGCCGATCGCCAGGGTTTCGAGCGAGATCAGCGCCTTGCGGGGGATCTCGCCGCTCAGGATCGCGCTCCCGAAGGCCTCGACCGTGGCCCCGAAGGTCGGGAACAGGAGCGGGTTGTCGAGCCAGCGGCCGTAGACTTCCCAGAGGATGGCCAGGGCGGCGAGGACCACGCATTTGCGCAGCCAGCCCTGGCGGTAGAGGAGTTCGGGCAGCGACAGGCGCTGCTCGACCGCGACGGCGCCGGAGGCGGAGGTCTCGCGGACGATGTCCGGCCGCTGATCGAGGCCGAGGGTGCTGACTGTGCTCATGGCGTCTCTCCCGGGCGGTCCGTCGTTCAGGCGAACAGCATGTCGTTGATGCGCGCTTCGAGGGCCCCCTGCGCGGCGGTGCCGAGCTCGGCCGGCGCGAGGCTGTTGAGTTCGGCCTTCACCTGCCCCGGATGGGGCGAGAGCAGCAGGATGCGGGTGCCGACCTTGATCGCCTCCTCGATCGAGTGGGTGACGAACAGCACGGTGAAGCGGGTATCCTCCCACAGGCGCAGCAGCTCGTCCTGCATCTTGCGGCGGGTGAGCGCGTCGAGGGCCGCGAAGGGCTCGTCCATCAGCAGGATGTCGGGCTCCATCGCCATGCCGCGGGCGATGGCGACCCGCTGCTTCATGCCCCCTGACAGCATGTGCGGGTAGGAATCGGCGAATTTCGCCAGGCCGACCTTCTCGATATAGGCCATCGCGCGGTCGTTCGCCTCCGCCCCGGCGGCGCGGCCGCTCGCGGTGAGCGCGAAGGCGACGTTCTGCCGGACGGTCTTCCAGGGCAGGAGCTGGTCGAATTCCTGGAACACCATCATCCGGTCGGGGCCGGGCTCGGTGACCCTGCGGCCCTTGAGCCGGATCTCGCCCTCGACGGGGGTCAGGTAGCCGCCGATCGCCTTGAGCAGGGTCGACTTCCCGCAGCCGGACGGGCCGAGCAGGATGTAGCGGTCGCCGGGCAGCACCTCGAAATCGACCCGGTAGGTCGCCGTGACGAGATGATCGGTCGTCTTGTACTGAAGCGTGACGCCCTGGACCGTGAGCAGCGGCTCCGGAACGAGGCTGGGGCGTACGTTCATCACGGTCCCTCCCTGGATGTTCGAGGGCCCGCTTGGCCGGGCCTTGAGGGATGCTGTAGGCTCGCAACCTGACGCCAACCTGACAGAAGAGGGGCGGGAGGGAGCGCCGGCCGGATGCGGATCCTGCTCGTCGAGGACACGCGGGACCTGGGCGAGGCCATCGCGACGCGGCTGCGGGCGCTCGGCCACGCGGTCGATTGGGAGCGGGACGGCGCGGACGGCGACGCGGCCCTGCAGGTGCAGGCCTACGACCTCGTCATCCTGGACGTGAACCTGCCCGGCCTCGACGGTTTCTCGGTGCTCAGGCGCCTGCGCGCCCGGCGCGGGCGCAGCCCCGTCCTGGTGCTGACCGCCCGCTCCGAGGTGGACGACCGGGTCGGCGCCCTCGATCTCGGGGCGGACGACTACCTCGTGAAGCCCTTCGACTTCCGCGAGCTGGAGGCGCGGGTGCGGGCGCTGCTGCGGCGCCATTCGGGCCACGCCGACAACGCCATCGCGGTGGGCAACCTCGTCCTCGACCGGGCGGCCCGCAGCGCCCGGGTCGCCGGCCAGCCCCTCGACCTCACCCGCCGGGAATGGACCCTGATGGAGATCCTGGCGGCCCGGCCCGGCCGGATCTTCGGCAAGGCGGAACTGCTCGAGCGGGTGACGAGCTTCGAGGAGGATGCGAGCGAGAACGCCGTCGAGCAGATCGTCGCCCGGCTGCGCCGCAAGCTCGCCCAGGCCGGCGCCGAGCCCGAGATCCGCACCCTGCGCGGGCTCGGCTACCAGGTCGTGTGGCCGCAGACGTGATCGCCCGCACCCCGTCCCTGTTCCTGCGCCTCGTCGGGGTGCTCGGGCTGGTGCTGGCCGTCGGGGCGGCCCTGCTGCTCGCCGCCGCCTGGACCTCGGCGCGGCTCGCCGCCGACGAGGCCTACGACCGGCTGCTCGTCGGCGCCGCCCTGCAGATCGCCGAGACCATCGCCAGCGACGGGCGCGAGGTCAGCGTCGATCCACCCTTCTCGGCCTTCGAGACCCTCGGCCTCGCCCCCCGCGACCGGATCTTCTACAAGGTGCTCGACCCGTCCGACCGCCTGCTCACCGGCAATGCCGACCTCGCCGTGACGGTCGATCGCGGCCGGCTCGGCGAGGGGCCGATCCTGCTCGACGGGACCCATCGCGGCGAGCCCGTCCGGGTCGTGGTGGCGGGCCGCTACGTGCCGGACGCCGCGCGGGCGGGCTTCGCCGCCGTGGTGGTGGCCCAGACCCGCGAGGCGCGCTCGGCGCTCGCCGCCGAACTGACCGCCAAGGCGAGCCTCCTCGTCGTCGCCATGAGCGCGCTCGCGCTCGGTGCCGTGATCGTGGCGGTGCGGGCGGCGCTGCGGCCGCTCGCGGCGATCGAGGGCGTGCTGGCGGGGCGCGGCCCCAACGACCTCGACCCGCTCGACGTGGCGGTGCCGCGCGAGATCCACCTCCTCGTCGGCTCGATCAACCACTTCATGGGCCGGCTCTCCGGCCACATGGCGATCATGCGCCGCTTCATCGCCGACGCCGCCCACCAGATCCGCACGCCCCTCGCGGCCCTGTCCGCGCAGGTCGACCTGCTCTCGGCCGAGGACGACCCGAAGCGCCGCCGGGCCCAGGTCTCCCGCGTCCAGGCGCGCACGGCCGAGCTCGGGCGGCTGACGAACCAGCTCCTCAACCACGCCATGGTGATCCACCGGGCCCGGGCCGTGCCCCTCGCGCCGGTCGATCTCGCGGGGATCGCGCGCCAGACCCTGATCGACGCGATCCCGCTCTCGGGCGGGCGCCTGGTCGATATCGGCTACGATGGCCCGGACGAGGCGCTCCCGATCCGCGGCGACCCGATCGCCCTGCGCGAGGCGCTCGCGAACCTGATCCACAACGCCCTCAAGCACGGCGCCCCCCACCGCCTGACCGTGCGCACCCGGCGCGAGCCGGGCCGGGTCTCGGTCGAGGTGGTGGACGACGGGGCCGGCATCCCGGCCGCCGAGTGGGGGCGGGTGCGCGAGCCCTTCCAGGCCGCGACGGGAGGCGGGATCGGCTCGGGCCTCGGCCTCGCCATCGCGGCCGAGGTCGCGGCGGCCCATGGCGGCGAGATGCGCTTCGAATCGCGCTCCGACGAGGGATTCGCCGTGGTCCTGAGCTTTCCCGCCGCCGAGGAGGCGCCGCGGTGAGGCGCTCCCGCGGGCTCTCCGCCGGTCTCTCGGCCGGTCTCTCCGCTGCTCTCTCGGCCGCTTTCCTGGGCCTCGCCCCGGCCGCCGGCCACGAGGTGACGCGCTTTCCCGCCCCGGAATGGCCGCGCGTCGAGCTGACCATCCGCGCCGCCGCCGACCTCGACGTGATGGAGCCGCTGATCCGCGACTTCCAGGCGCTCTCCCCGGACGTGACGGTGATCTACGTCGAGTACGAGACGGCGGAGCTCTACGGCGAGGCCGCGGCGGCCTGCGGCGCGGGCCGCGCCTCGGGCTTCTCCGCCGACCTCGTGATCTCCTCCTCGGTCGATCACCTGGTGAAGCTCGCCAATGACGGCTGCGCCCGGGCCTACCGCTCCGCCGAGACGGCGCGCCTGCCGCCCTACGCGGTGTGGCGCGACGAGGTCTTCGGCTTCACGACCGAGCCCGCGGTGATCGCCTACCGGGTGGACCTCGTCCCGCCCGAGGACGTGCCCCGCAGCCGCCTCGAACTCGTCGACCTCCTGCGCGACAAGGCCGCCGCCTATGCGGGGCGGATCGGCTCCTACGACATCGCCGCCTCCGGGATCGGCTACCTGTTCGCGACCTACGACGCCCGCAGCGCCGCCACCTACGGCCGCCTCGTCGAGGCCTTCGGGCGGGCGCATCTCCGGGTCGCCTGCTGCACCAGCACCCTCATCGCGGATCTCGAGGCCGGCCGCCTCG
This window harbors:
- a CDS encoding ABC transporter substrate-binding protein, with product MIGRRLVRLAAGAALALGLAASPLRAEVSEVRISKGYGVLYLPLFVMQEKKFLEAQAARAGLGDVKVTWLTLDGGNVINDAMIAGSLDIAGTGAPGFLALWSKGRGSPKTEVIGVSGMSTTALDLNVNKPEIKSLADFTPKDKIAIPGIKTSLAAVVLQMAVAKQFGPENYGKLDSSTVGLPHPEAVAALLSGRTEIVAHFASPPFTQVERADPKVRTILKASELFGPITLDVVFALRRFTEQNPKMTQAFLDALDQSCAFIKDNKAETAEIFARASKVKVTPEEVAQMLEDPDSRFSATPNGIMEFATFMHRAGIIKTKPATWSDLFIPALRERAGS
- a CDS encoding ABC transporter permease; its protein translation is MSTVSTLGLDQRPDIVRETSASGAVAVEQRLSLPELLYRQGWLRKCVVLAALAILWEVYGRWLDNPLLFPTFGATVEAFGSAILSGEIPRKALISLETLAIGYGIGIGLAALLTTIAIGSRIGTDLLETLTAMFNPLPAIALLPLALIWFGLGQGSVVFVLVHSVLWAIALNTHAGFRSVSNTLRMVGLNYGLRNLSLVRAILIPAAFPSILTGLKVGWAFAWRTLIAAELVFGVSSGSGGLGWYIFENRNALETTNVFAGLFTVILIGLFVENVIFANIEKRTIRRWGMQH
- a CDS encoding ABC transporter ATP-binding protein yields the protein MNVRPSLVPEPLLTVQGVTLQYKTTDHLVTATYRVDFEVLPGDRYILLGPSGCGKSTLLKAIGGYLTPVEGEIRLKGRRVTEPGPDRMMVFQEFDQLLPWKTVRQNVAFALTASGRAAGAEANDRAMAYIEKVGLAKFADSYPHMLSGGMKQRVAIARGMAMEPDILLMDEPFAALDALTRRKMQDELLRLWEDTRFTVLFVTHSIEEAIKVGTRILLLSPHPGQVKAELNSLAPAELGTAAQGALEARINDMLFA
- a CDS encoding response regulator transcription factor; protein product: MRILLVEDTRDLGEAIATRLRALGHAVDWERDGADGDAALQVQAYDLVILDVNLPGLDGFSVLRRLRARRGRSPVLVLTARSEVDDRVGALDLGADDYLVKPFDFRELEARVRALLRRHSGHADNAIAVGNLVLDRAARSARVAGQPLDLTRREWTLMEILAARPGRIFGKAELLERVTSFEEDASENAVEQIVARLRRKLAQAGAEPEIRTLRGLGYQVVWPQT
- a CDS encoding sensor histidine kinase, which encodes MAADVIARTPSLFLRLVGVLGLVLAVGAALLLAAAWTSARLAADEAYDRLLVGAALQIAETIASDGREVSVDPPFSAFETLGLAPRDRIFYKVLDPSDRLLTGNADLAVTVDRGRLGEGPILLDGTHRGEPVRVVVAGRYVPDAARAGFAAVVVAQTREARSALAAELTAKASLLVVAMSALALGAVIVAVRAALRPLAAIEGVLAGRGPNDLDPLDVAVPREIHLLVGSINHFMGRLSGHMAIMRRFIADAAHQIRTPLAALSAQVDLLSAEDDPKRRRAQVSRVQARTAELGRLTNQLLNHAMVIHRARAVPLAPVDLAGIARQTLIDAIPLSGGRLVDIGYDGPDEALPIRGDPIALREALANLIHNALKHGAPHRLTVRTRREPGRVSVEVVDDGAGIPAAEWGRVREPFQAATGGGIGSGLGLAIAAEVAAAHGGEMRFESRSDEGFAVVLSFPAAEEAPR
- a CDS encoding ABC transporter substrate-binding protein: MRRSRGLSAGLSAGLSAALSAAFLGLAPAAGHEVTRFPAPEWPRVELTIRAAADLDVMEPLIRDFQALSPDVTVIYVEYETAELYGEAAAACGAGRASGFSADLVISSSVDHLVKLANDGCARAYRSAETARLPPYAVWRDEVFGFTTEPAVIAYRVDLVPPEDVPRSRLELVDLLRDKAAAYAGRIGSYDIAASGIGYLFATYDARSAATYGRLVEAFGRAHLRVACCTSTLIADLEAGRLAIGYNLLGSYVYAAMRRGAKLGLVVPRDYALVLVRGALIPVSAVHAAEGFAFLDYLLSARGQRLSREKAFFFGLDGPLPPGVDGPPSLAATGAFRPIALGPALLAVQDRARRARFLAEWRHSIGLDRAAPARGGP